In the Microcebus murinus isolate Inina chromosome 14, M.murinus_Inina_mat1.0, whole genome shotgun sequence genome, one interval contains:
- the LBX1 gene encoding transcription factor LBX1: MTSKEDGKAAPGEERRRSPLDHLPPPANSNKPLTPFSIEDILNKPSVRRSYSLCGAAHLLAAADKHAPGGLPLAGRALLSQTSPLCALEELASKTFKGLEVSVLQAAEGRDGMTIFGQRQTPKKRRKSRTAFTNHQIYELEKRFLYQKYLSPADRDQIAQQLGLTNAQVITWFQNRRAKLKRDLEEMKADVESAKKLGPSGQMDIVALAELEQNSEATSGGGGGCGRAKSRPGSPALPPGAPQAPGAGPLQLSPSSPLTDQPASSQDCSEDEEDEEIDVDD, from the exons ATGACTTCCAAGGAGGACGGCAAGGCGGCGCCGGGGGAGGAGCGGCGGCGCAGCCCTTTGGACCACCTGCCGCCACCCGCCAACTCCAACAAGCCGCTGACGCCGTTCAGCATCGAGGACATCCTCAACAAGCCGTCTGTGCGGAGAAGTTACTCGCTGTGCGGGGCGGCGCACCTGCTGGCCGCCGCGGACAAGCACGCGCCGGGCGGCTTGCCCCTGGCGGGCCGCGCGCTGCTCTCGCAGACCTCGCCGCTGTGCGCACTGGAGGAGCTCGCCAGCAAGACCTTTAAGGGGCTGGAGGTCAGCGTCCTGCAGGCAGCGGAAG GCCGCGACGGGATGACCATCTTTGGGCAGCGGCAGACCCCCAAGAAGCGGCGAAAGTCGCGCACGGCTTTCACCAACCACCAGATCTACGAGTTGGAAAAGCGCTTCCTATACCAGAAGTACCTGTCCCCCGCCGATCGCGACCAAATCGCGCAGCAGCTGGGTCTCACCAACGCGCAGGTCATCACCTGGTTCCAGAATCGACGCGCCAAGCTCAAGCGGGACCTGGAGGAAATGAAGGCTGATGTGGAGTCCGCCAAGAAACTGGGCCCCAGCGGGCAGATGGACATCGTGGCGCTGGCTGAACTCGAGCAGAACTCGGAGGCCAccagcggcggcggcggtggctgCGGCAGGGCCAAGTCCAGGCCTGGCTCTCCGGCGCTTCCCCCAGGCGCCCCGCAGGCCCCGGGTGCTGGGCCCCTGCAGCTCTCACCTTCCTCTCCGCTCACGGACCAGCCTGCCAGCAGCCAGGACTGCTCAGAGGACGAGGAGGATGAAGAGATCGACGTGGACGACTGA